In Armigeres subalbatus isolate Guangzhou_Male unplaced genomic scaffold, GZ_Asu_2 Contig1342, whole genome shotgun sequence, the genomic stretch ACTTTGGATAACTTCCGAAAGGTTGTATAAATTAAAACattttaatgtaattctatTTTATTTAAGTAGGTGTGCTAACATTTTTAGACTATTATTGTTCTAAtgaatattaatttattatattaaggtacataacctcaaaaatgaaCCAAAGTTCACAGTTCAAGATCATTGGTGTACGGACATTcaataatattaaattttaattttattcactTTTTCTCATTGCAGAAATGAATTAAAAGTACTTCAGCAAAACCGATTAGAGAGTTATTAGCTAGAAAGGATGATGGAAATTGACCAACCTATCACGGAGAACGGATTGTCAAAGATGAGCCCGACTAATGGGGATAACGGCAGTACCGAGTCCGTGCAGCAAAATGGTGCGGATCATCAAAAGCAGGATGTGGTTATGGAGAAAATTACTAAAGGCGCTGTTCTAGCAACAGATGAAGAGAGCAATGAAGCCAAAGGCTTAGAAAATGAGGATACAATGGAACGATTGATGTACACCGAACTGGACGAAGGTGATGATGAAGGTAAGAGTTCGAAATGATTCAGATTTTAGTGTTAGTATCAACCATGGGTCTGAGGGTATCGTAGAACGTCGGAAAGGTAAACTGTTGAAAAAGTAGAATGATCTCCCCCCAAACACATTGTCGCCCTTtgctaaaattttattttccaatcTCAACTAGGTATTACTACTATTACTAAAGTGCTGGAAACTACTATTGCTACTAactaaattgtaaaaaaaaacaaaatatagtaAATTCCCTGTTGTCTGTTAAATATCCACAGTTAATGTTTCGAGTTTTCAATGCTTTTGTATTTTGCGTTGCTCCCCTAAACCGTGTCTTTATGGGTCTCGAACAAGATTCGTTAAGTCGCATAACACTGTTTGGTCCATAACCACCTTGAATTGTTCGATAATTTACAACGTTTTACGTTAAATTAATGCTTTGAAAAACTTCAACATGTTATGCCGCttaagggattttttttaaagtggaAACTACTAACGAATTCATGCTTCTAGTTTAGTTTTGATCAGACACCGTCTTATGGTAGAAAAAGAAAACTATAGCTTAGAATATTTGCTAAACTATAATTACTTCCTCAGATTTAATACACATAAAACGGTGCTATCAAATGTTTCTTTCTTCCTCAGATGCACAACCAACATCCTCGGAAGCACCAGCGGATGAAGTAGTGCAAAATCTCTCTGACACATTGATCGAAGATATTATCCAACTGAACAAAGACTCAGAGCGAACCGACGCAGATGCAGGAGTAGATCCAGACCGGTTAGAACAAAGCGAAGAAAGTTCCGACACTCCAGCGCCCTCCTCTGGTCAATCGTCAAATCAAATCGTGACCGATGACGCTGACGGTTTAACGAGCATGATGGAAGATGAGACATCTATTGGAGTGGAAGAAGATCTCACCGCTGATACCGGAAGCGAGACGAAGGGCTTGGCAGACATCGACGAAGAGAGCGAAAGCATTCTCCTGCAGGAAGAGGACCATCATGATTTGGATGATGATTTGGACGTGGATGAGAACCTCTTGCTGGGAGACGATGTGGAAATGGAGGAAGGTGAATCTACTCAAAGCTCGGCCATTCAAATTGAAGATAGCATCGTGGTGAGCGCCGAAGCTACGACTGTTGAAATAACAGACGGAAGCGTGACGATCGACGAAAGCGGATTGAGCATATTGAACACCGCAGCTGTCGACATTGGCGATATGACGGTTGATGACTCTGCGGAAGTAAGCGATGAGTCAAAGTTGGTCACCTCAGCTGCGGATAGTTTGAAAACATTTGAAGAAGAGTCTGCTGAGAAACCGGAAGATAGTGCAGAGGATCAGGCAATTATGGCTCCACCACCTCCACCCAGTCAACTGGATGACATAGCCCCTGACTCACCGGACATAAGCGATCTGATTAAGTTCCCAGATTCTTCAGAGAGAAAATCTACTACTGAAACAGCAAAAGAGAACGATCCTATTCCTGAGTTGTCGGATTTGATCAAATTTCCAGACGACAGCTGCGCAGACCAGCAACAAGCTGCACGTTCTCCTAGTCCTGAATTATCAGATTTAATTAAGTTCGACAGTGCTACTTCGGTTGCCGACGAGGAACAGAAGGATGGAGCAGAAAGCGATATAACTGTTGAGCCAGCTTCCGAGAAATCGGATGAGGAAGCAGCCGTAGAATCTAGTGAGCTTGTTGAAGTAGAGATCCCCGAGAGCTCAGAAGTTGAGGAGGATGAACACGATGAAACATTAAAAAGTGAGGATAAGAAACTTGTTGAAAAAACATCAGAGGAGTCGGGTGGCGCAGTGGAGGTAGAAGTGTCAGATGCCTCATTGGATAAAACTAAAAATCCCGTTGAATCACCGAAAAACGAAGAGCAGAAAGAAAGTGGTGAGGAAAAGAAGGATCAAGTGGACAAGGAGAATGATGGTAACAAGCCGGAAACCGAAGAAGAAACAGAAGAAAAGAAGGACAGCAAGGAAACCGATGCAGATGAGGGTGAAGTGGATCAGAAGAAGGAAGCTTGTAAACAAGCCTTGCAAGCTGCTGACGAAGAAGATCTGCTGGAAATGATGGAAGAACCAGACAGGATGGATGCGGATGATGAACAGGCGGATGAGGACTTGGACGACAACAGCAGCGAGTCGGGAAGTACGAAGCAAAACGAGGATGGGGAGGAGGATGACGATTATGAAGGATCGGATTACATGGGAGCAGATGAGGATGAGAGTAGCAGAAATGTAGACGATCAGGACGAAGCGAGGGGCGAAGACGCCCAAGTCGAAGAGCCGGAAGTGGATGATGGAGAACCACCATCGAAGCGGAAGTGCTCGGTTGATGTGAGGGATGTCCAGGACGAACCAGATGTGGAGGGAGAGAAGAAAGATGAGGAGTCGAAAGAGGGAGAGAAAACAGAGGAAAAGGTTGTTGAagagaaaattaaaaaagtagATCCTGTAACAGAAGAAAAAGCACCTATAAAAGCATCAACTGAGCCGGAAGAAGAAAACGAGAAAAAATCTGAAGGCAAAAATGAAGCTGCCAAAGAAAATCAAGATAAGGAGTCAGCTGAAAaggatgaaaacaaaacagaagaTGTTGTGGCTAAAGTAACTTCCGAAGTGACGGACGAGGAAACTAACAAAGCAAAAAGTAAGGAAGTTAACGTTTCTtcagagaaagaagaagaagaaaaaatggatATTTCGCAAGATGCATCCACTGCTGTAGAGAAAGAATCAGAAACGGCTGCTAAAGAGAACGTTGAATCGGATGCAGCTGAAAAGAAGCTTGTCAGTGAAGAGAAAACATCGGAAAAGAAAGATGATCCAGAAAACAAGGAAGCACAAGCCaccgaacttccgaaggaatcaaCTACGGCAGAGAAAGATGACGGCAAAAAAGATGATGATGCGGAGATGAAGGAATCTGAAGTGGTTAAGGAAAAGGAAACATCAACAGTATCCGAGCCAAAGCCAATCGAGGAAGCAGGGGAGAAGGAAAAGAAACCTACGCAAAAAGCTAGTGATGAAGTGTTGGTTattgacgacgatgatgatgacgttGCCGATactaaaaaagaagaagacaaatCGGAGAAAAAAGCTGAGAAGCGGCCATGCCCGGACGAAGATGCCGAGCAGAAGGAAAATTCAGAGACTGCCAAAAAGATTCGACTGTCCATCGAAGAGAAGGACAAGAAAGAAGAAACTAAGCCTGATGAGCAGCAGAAAGAAACCGAAACTGAAGCGCCTgctgagaagaaagaagaaaagaaatccgCCCTTGAGTTGATAGAACCGATCAAGGTGACCCTGGATCCTGAACCAGTGGCACCAAAGGAAAAGAAGTCGGTTCGGTTGgacttcttggaaaaattcaaaaagccTTTAGAGAAGATGAACCGTTCAAATTTAGAAGACTTTGTGCTACAAAAGATTGTGGAGGGTATCGCCTTCAAATCGGCACTAGCTGAAATGCGGACGCAGTTGGATGCTCAAGACACTCTTCTTCAAGGCTATCGCCAGAAGGTGCACGATTTGAACAAACAGTTTCGTGATCTTGAAATGGTTCACGAACGTGTGGTCAAGGATTTAGAAAAGAAAAATCAGCACTTCATAACTCCGGTGAAGATTACTAGAGCTGTAGGTCTGCAAGTTTCTCAACCAAGATTTTTGGCTGGAAATCGTCCTGCTGGTAATGCGACACCTGTCCCAAGCAGTCCGAAGAACGCTGTCAGCCGATCACCGGCAGCTACTCCGCCTGGTGGTTCACCCAATAAAAACACCCCGCAGAACAACGTTCAAGTGCGGCGAAATCGAGTGAATTCGAATGCTTCCACCCCTGTGACCCAGAAACCAGCTCAACAATCAGCCGTCGTATCCCGACAGTTGCCAACATCCATAGCCAACAAGTCAATCGGTACTCCAATAAGCTCCCCGCTGAACAAATCTACTCCGGTTCAAGGTCAAAGTCACCCttcatcgcaagcacagaccaACATGCAGCCGGCTCAAACCTCTCCCGCAACTGCCAGCGCAACGCCGCCTTTGTCAAGGAAGAAACCCCTGCAGAAATTCACTCCCATGAGGCCACCCCTTTCCATCACTCAACaagtgcagcagcagcagcaaactCGGCAAATGCAGGAACAGCTCATGCGGCAGCAGATCCAAGAAGTGCAAACCAGCAATAGCGGAGGACAGAGCCCTCTGGCGCAGTCACCGCAGGGATCACCACTGTATGTattttttgtatgttttgattATTTCCTATATGTACTAAATTTTTCGTTTTGTTCACAAACAAATCATTATTGttttcataaaacttttttgttttagttttccattttatttactaattttaggtttttgtattctttctctttttattttctttagttCATacattcttttatttatttcttttgtTTAATCCCAGACACCATAAATTAGCAACAATGATTTATTACGAAATATTATTTAACTAAataccattatttttttttattattttgattctTCATCTTAAAGTAAGTTCATCACCTAATGAATGTATgtttaatgaattatatttaaCTTATGCTTTTTCCAGTACACGTACACCCGAACCTGTATCGTCTACTGTTGGCACGCCCGTCAGTCGAGGACCGCAATTGGTGATGAAGAAGGTTATCACACCTCAAACAAAATCCACAACCACCAGCATGCAAGCCGTGAATAGGCAAACACCCGCAATGGTTGCGAACAGCAATGCGAGAACCGCACCCACAGTTAGCCCAGCTCCTGCTGTAGACAACTCGATGATAGATCTCACCGACGATGACGACGTGCCAAGACCGCCACCTGTCGCGGCAGCACCACAACCTACAGCAACGGTGGTCCCCAAGCCTCCCATCACAATTCTGAACgggcagcaacagcagcatcaCCAACAACCGCAGTATGGCCAAAGGCAGGCGGGATTGCCGCCCCTGGTTGTCATTAATCAGCAACGAATGATGACGAGGCCAACGCTACAACAGCGACCCGCTGGCATGGTCAACGGGACAATGCAGCGGCCAGTAATGATGCAGCGAGCAGCTAACGCGATCAACGGATTCCCTCGGCAACAGACTTACCGAGCGCGAATGATCAACGGGCAAATAGGTatgttctatttttattttaaggTATCTTTTTAAGTATCCATAtgaaactttcggaaaaaaatatcacaaagttAGTACTGCGGTTCAAAATTCTGCgaatttgtagaaaaaaaaaacaacattaatccacctagcagtgatgatgcctttcttgtgcattataaaatatgttCTTATTAGAAAGGTCAAAGATGCTCTTTatagaatagaaaaaaaagttatcaTACGTATTATACCGTTGTTCACGATACTCGCGTGCCGTCACTCGAAGGACTTGCTTCGCTAATTTAATTAGCCCCGAAAGTTCACCGCAATGCAAAGTTTTCCACCAAATGCACTAAATCCAGTACACGCAAAGTTAAAGTGGGACTTTTAGCTGAACACTTGTAATAATTTTGTGTCATCTAGGGACCAAAGAAACGACCGACCGTAGTTGTTTGTGCTTCAACGTATTATTTGCTActgatttatttacaatttttgcTGTCCACTCTTCCTACAGCTGCTCTGGTTGACCATCGGCTATCGGTCGTGCGGGAGACTCTCTTACTCTCTGTTTCTGTTCACTGAGTTTTAGACGAGTCATTGAAAAGGGTAGTGTAGGGTTGGGTTAGATGggcaataaaattcaattgaacTTAAAACCACTATTTACAGCTATGACAATTTTTTACAACCGTCTTACCCAACTTTGCAACATATACGGAAAACCATTCGGGtctggttcaatcaaagttaattgcctatttccggggattaaaccacccgacttggacattaatttacaatgttgtgaaaactcatatgtcgggtggtttaatccccggaaataggcacttaactttgattgaactgaaccagAGTTGCGTGCTcgtgcctacgcaatgcggtcgggtctgagcccTTTTCAATGTATCGACGAACCGCTTGGCTTGTCCGTTCGACTGAGGATGAAATGGtggaattttaatattttctatTCAAACTGTGTCCCGTTGTCAGTCACGATAACATCTGGTAATCCAAACCTTGCTATGGTTTCTAAAAGCTTGTTTATAGTGACGGATGATGTCATGGAGTTCGTGCAATATATTCCTGGCCACTTGGGGTGAGCGTCGACAATAACCAGAAAAAAATTGACCTTGTATGGCCCGGTATAGTCCACATGGATACGAGACCATGGCTGTAGGAATTGGCCAAGATGAAAGTGTTGTCTTTGTGGGAGACTTGGCTACTGCTGCACAACGGGAGCATCGACGAACGTAATCTTCAATATCCGCATCGCTGTTTGACCAAAATACGTAGCTGCGTGCTATAGCTTTCATTCGCTCCATCCCAGGATGTCCAGCATGTAACTGCTTTAGAACTGGTGTACGAAGAACATCTGGAATGACCACTCTAACCGATAACATAACACAATCCCCTGAACTGTATAACGATTCTTGTCGTGCACGATATGGTTTCACATCAGGTGCCATATTGGTTATTGACCATCCAGTtttgaaccgtctaagacgaattaagtactgtccatttaattccaccaggtaattttcgtaatctttgcagatacgtatttcgaccacaactgtgtggtcgtcttcagtgtcttgtacttgactcgactcgagaaagtcgagtcaagtacaagacactgaagacgaccacacagttgtggtcgaaatacgtatctgcaaagattacgaaaattacctggtggaattaaatggacagtacttaattcgtcttagacggtttaaaacattccactaaaagagcttaatatatttttccggGATCCAGTTTTGATTTGTTGAAGTACAGTCAGAAGTGTTTATCTTCCTTAGTAACAGCTACAACCATTTCGTGTGTGATTGGAAGCGATGAAAGTGATTTGGTATGAATTATTCTATAATGCTGGTCTCCATTTGAACACTTGCGATACCATATTCCTCTTCAGGTTTAGCATGCTGATTTATGAGTCTTGATAGAAAGTCGGCGTATCCGAAACTTTCCGttgatttgaattcgattttgaaattttacaaCAATATAGTTAGCGCCCATCGTTGTAGCCGATTAGCGGTGTGAACCGGAATTCCTTTCTTCGATCCGAAAATGGAAACCAAAGGCTTATGATCTGTCTGCAATGTAAATGGacgtccaaacaacattcgatGAAATTTGGTAACGGCAAAAATTAGCGCCAATGCTTCTTTCTCGCCTTGACTGTATCCTTTCTCTGCTTGAGTCATGGTTCTGGAAACGGGACAAACCGGCTCAATTGTGCCGTCTGGAAAACGATGTAGCAGAACCGCTCTAACTCCACTCATGGAAGCATCAGCGACAACAATAATCTCGAGCCTTGGGTCATAATGTGTGAGTAACAAGTTTGACTGCAAAATCCGTTTGAATTGGTTGAAAGATTGTTGACAAGCCGGAGACCAGTACCACCTGACGTCTTTCTTCAAAAATGCACATCGGTTCACGTAATTTATGCATACCACGCACAAATTTGCTATAATAATTCACCGCACCCAAAAATGATCGTAAGGTAGTGACATCATGCGGTGCCGGCATCTCACTAATGGCTCGAACCTTCTCTGGATCTGGACGTATACCTTGAGAATCAACGATTAACCCCAGATACTTAATTTCACTCATGAAGAAATTGCTTTTCTCAATCTTGAGAGTAAAACCATATTCGCGAATACGTGCAAATAGACGCTCTAAATGAATCATGTGTTCTTCCACTGAATCTCTTGCCACGATGATATCATCTAAACAGCCACACTCTGTTCAAACCAGCGATCATGTTGTCTACAATTTCTTGAAAAGC encodes the following:
- the LOC134202669 gene encoding activating transcription factor 7-interacting protein 1-like, which codes for MMEIDQPITENGLSKMSPTNGDNGSTESVQQNGADHQKQDVVMEKITKGAVLATDEESNEAKGLENEDTMERLMYTELDEGDDEDAQPTSSEAPADEVVQNLSDTLIEDIIQLNKDSERTDADAGVDPDRLEQSEESSDTPAPSSGQSSNQIVTDDADGLTSMMEDETSIGVEEDLTADTGSETKGLADIDEESESILLQEEDHHDLDDDLDVDENLLLGDDVEMEEGESTQSSAIQIEDSIVVSAEATTVEITDGSVTIDESGLSILNTAAVDIGDMTVDDSAEVSDESKLVTSAADSLKTFEEESAEKPEDSAEDQAIMAPPPPPSQLDDIAPDSPDISDLIKFPDSSERKSTTETAKENDPIPELSDLIKFPDDSCADQQQAARSPSPELSDLIKFDSATSVADEEQKDGAESDITVEPASEKSDEEAAVESSELVEVEIPESSEVEEDEHDETLKSEDKKLVEKTSEESGGAVEVEVSDASLDKTKNPVESPKNEEQKESGEEKKDQVDKENDGNKPETEEETEEKKDSKETDADEGEVDQKKEACKQALQAADEEDLLEMMEEPDRMDADDEQADEDLDDNSSESGSTKQNEDGEEDDDYEGSDYMGADEDESSRNVDDQDEARGEDAQVEEPEVDDGEPPSKRKCSVDVRDVQDEPDVEGEKKDEESKEGEKTEEKVVEEKIKKVDPVTEEKAPIKASTEPEEENEKKSEGKNEAAKENQDKESAEKDENKTEDVVAKVTSEVTDEETNKAKSKEVNVSSEKEEEEKMDISQDASTAVEKESETAAKENVESDAAEKKLVSEEKTSEKKDDPENKEAQATELPKESTTAEKDDGKKDDDAEMKESEVVKEKETSTVSEPKPIEEAGEKEKKPTQKASDEVLVIDDDDDDVADTKKEEDKSEKKAEKRPCPDEDAEQKENSETAKKIRLSIEEKDKKEETKPDEQQKETETEAPAEKKEEKKSALELIEPIKVTLDPEPVAPKEKKSVRLDFLEKFKKPLEKMNRSNLEDFVLQKIVEGIAFKSALAEMRTQLDAQDTLLQGYRQKVHDLNKQFRDLEMVHERVVKDLEKKNQHFITPVKITRAVGLQVSQPRFLAGNRPAGNATPVPSSPKNAVSRSPAATPPGGSPNKNTPQNNVQVRRNRVNSNASTPVTQKPAQQSAVVSRQLPTSIANKSIGTPISSPLNKSTPVQGQSHPSSQAQTNMQPAQTSPATASATPPLSRKKPLQKFTPMRPPLSITQQVQQQQQTRQMQEQLMRQQIQEVQTSNSGGQSPLAQSPQGSPLTRTPEPVSSTVGTPVSRGPQLVMKKVITPQTKSTTTSMQAVNRQTPAMVANSNARTAPTVSPAPAVDNSMIDLTDDDDVPRPPPVAAAPQPTATVVPKPPITILNGQQQQHHQQPQYGQRQAGLPPLVVINQQRMMTRPTLQQRPAGMVNGTMQRPVMMQRAANAINGFPRQQTYRARMINGQIGAPRGMIARAPLRQPVAVTFTHPAPLPQPGTQLLNPSWKQTPPRPSIRINNIETGIVISWTMDDLSDAHATIVSYQIYAYQETNAPPAMDMWRHVGDVKAMLLPMAVTLTQFQEGQRYHFAVRAVDEHQRVGQFSPPRTWNESTPAKA